The following coding sequences lie in one Cloacibacillus sp. genomic window:
- a CDS encoding Nif11-like leader peptide family natural product precursor — protein MSRASAVDFVKELIKDPERLLKISKMRPEEIGDAVRGLGYDFTERELEDYICAVAYILGPQLHLGDGDFRDIIMQLWGRHMSGRTL, from the coding sequence ATGAGCAGGGCAAGCGCAGTCGACTTTGTCAAAGAACTGATCAAGGACCCAGAAAGGCTTTTAAAAATTTCAAAGATGCGCCCAGAAGAGATCGGAGACGCGGTTCGCGGACTTGGCTATGATTTCACGGAGCGCGAACTAGAGGACTATATCTGCGCCGTAGCATACATACTTGGACCGCAGCTTCATCTTGGCGACGGAGATTTCAGAGACATCATCATGCAGTTATGGGGCAGACACATGTCTGGGCGGACGCTCTAA
- the rsmG gene encoding 16S rRNA (guanine(527)-N(7))-methyltransferase RsmG, translated as MEELSPVSEINKNAESAACIDAILAENEQLLRRYIELLIKANELARLTGPSDEETLWNVHVKDSAFALPLLPKRGKVIDVGTGGGLPGIVWAVCRPELQVTLLDSISRKCAQVEKIASLMGLSNVEVVCARSEDYAKDHAEKFSAAAARAVCAAGILAEYLAPFVKTGGELISFKGPKAQEELEAVGNKWSRLGLSAPRLVPYELEDMKRYFVVWKKIGQVPKGIPRRPGMAEKFPWYLKG; from the coding sequence ATGGAAGAACTTTCGCCTGTTTCTGAAATAAATAAAAACGCTGAGTCAGCGGCGTGTATAGATGCGATACTTGCGGAAAATGAACAGCTGCTGCGCAGATATATCGAGCTTCTCATCAAGGCAAACGAGCTTGCGCGCCTCACTGGGCCGTCCGACGAGGAGACTTTATGGAACGTCCACGTGAAAGACAGCGCCTTCGCGCTCCCGCTCCTGCCGAAGCGCGGAAAGGTCATCGACGTGGGGACCGGAGGAGGGCTTCCCGGCATCGTCTGGGCGGTCTGCCGTCCGGAGCTGCAGGTGACGCTGCTTGACAGCATCTCGCGCAAATGCGCGCAGGTGGAAAAAATCGCGTCTCTTATGGGGCTCTCAAACGTCGAGGTGGTCTGCGCGCGTTCGGAGGACTACGCGAAGGATCACGCAGAAAAATTCAGCGCGGCTGCGGCTCGCGCCGTCTGCGCGGCGGGCATTCTCGCCGAATATCTCGCGCCGTTCGTAAAGACGGGCGGAGAACTGATATCTTTTAAGGGGCCGAAGGCCCAGGAAGAACTTGAGGCCGTAGGCAACAAATGGAGCAGACTGGGACTCTCCGCGCCGCGCCTTGTGCCCTATGAGCTAGAGGATATGAAGCGATATTTTGTAGTATGGAAGAAGATAGGACAGGTCCCGAAGGGCATTCCTCGGCGCCCTGGCATGGCCGAAAAATTTCCGTGGTATTTGAAAGGGTAG
- a CDS encoding C45 family peptidase, translated as METFEKGTKIKNGKLSVIDLYGTWREMGRQYGALMTRELHHIYDRAICQGIELQMQEPQCAAKLADKFYANFPFKFKEVLRGIAETSGLSLDEVKKINALEVAASSALVPPQCSGIAVWGDYAEGPLVYGRNYDYLTWFKELDDDITLACFHPADGSLSVASLGYAGEIYVTTGMNEKGLFLELNTGMPSGGALWYDSRVPAVTELFDFLLQSATLDEMESFFQTTKANYAYIIGIADGQTARCFEWPVFEVKRRESHSRPGLTVLTNHFTEFSWGLPRPDDKTYWMTRTRRQNLLTLAKHFKGAINDKVMMNIMDTKIEDLGATHDMTLYQVVAVPERYEMWFKIPEKQEWTKIDMRELLKPREEPLP; from the coding sequence ATGGAAACTTTTGAAAAGGGCACTAAGATCAAGAACGGCAAGCTCAGCGTGATAGACCTGTATGGAACATGGCGGGAGATGGGCAGGCAATACGGCGCTTTGATGACGCGCGAGCTGCACCACATCTACGACAGGGCTATCTGCCAGGGGATCGAACTGCAAATGCAGGAGCCGCAGTGCGCCGCAAAGCTTGCCGATAAGTTTTACGCGAACTTCCCGTTCAAATTCAAAGAGGTGCTGCGCGGCATCGCAGAGACCTCCGGCCTCTCTTTGGACGAGGTGAAAAAGATAAACGCACTGGAAGTAGCCGCCTCTTCCGCCTTAGTTCCGCCGCAGTGCTCCGGCATCGCCGTATGGGGCGATTACGCGGAAGGCCCGCTCGTCTACGGACGCAACTACGACTACCTCACCTGGTTCAAAGAGCTGGACGACGACATCACGCTGGCCTGTTTTCACCCGGCCGACGGATCGCTTTCCGTAGCCTCGCTTGGATACGCCGGAGAGATATACGTCACCACCGGCATGAACGAAAAGGGCCTCTTCCTTGAGCTCAACACTGGAATGCCGTCCGGCGGCGCGCTCTGGTACGACAGCCGCGTGCCTGCCGTGACGGAGCTTTTTGACTTTCTGCTGCAAAGCGCCACGCTTGACGAAATGGAGAGCTTCTTCCAGACGACGAAGGCCAACTACGCTTATATCATAGGCATCGCGGACGGACAAACGGCGCGCTGTTTTGAATGGCCCGTCTTTGAGGTGAAGCGCCGCGAATCGCATTCGCGCCCCGGCCTCACCGTCCTCACAAACCACTTTACCGAATTTTCATGGGGGCTGCCCCGCCCGGACGATAAAACGTACTGGATGACGCGCACGCGCCGCCAGAATCTGCTGACGCTCGCAAAACATTTCAAGGGCGCTATAAACGACAAGGTCATGATGAACATAATGGACACAAAGATAGAGGACCTCGGCGCCACGCACGACATGACGCTCTATCAGGTTGTGGCGGTGCCCGAACGGTATGAGATGTGGTTCAAGATACCGGAAAAACAGGAATGGACGAAAATAGATATGCGCGAGCTTCTTAAGCCCCGGGAGGAGCCGCTGCCATGA
- a CDS encoding FGGY family carbohydrate kinase: MTKYYIAFDCGTMGTKTAIYSLESARVAEAYRENKISYPRPGWAEMDANCFVQNVREGVRECLAKSGVNPADIRGISASGIICGIVGIDENWQPVTPFVPYLDNRAAGEAKWVREHVEPIWVEESANSIVDEFMPPMILRWFLKEYSGFRNKAAKVVNNGPFVLGTLAGLKADEAFLDWATMSGWLIGFDAMKRKWSQRQMQALGIPFELLPRIVKPWDIIGYLCPEEAEKMGLRPGIPIAAGAGDTMQSALASGLLEPGLATDVAGTASIFAVAVDGPNRRITEAPGMMFANGTLEDSYFYWSMIRAGGLSLRWFRDSVANRAGDPMFYAEMDTLAADVPAGSRGLLFYPYLQGAGPDLPGACGAFMGLFGASDRAAMWRSILEAIAFEYAQMIKIYRECGMPLDEIIGTEGGSKSPLWTQIKADILGGAYNIPTRSEGGLMADVAVAAYGVGDIEDIKETMQQWIKFRGRYAPDPHNAAIYKKVFEERQKLLDGPMKEIFKGLARLRP; the protein is encoded by the coding sequence ATGACGAAATACTATATCGCTTTCGACTGCGGCACCATGGGCACGAAGACCGCGATATACAGCCTTGAATCTGCGCGCGTCGCGGAGGCGTACAGAGAAAATAAAATATCCTACCCGCGCCCCGGCTGGGCCGAGATGGACGCAAACTGCTTCGTTCAGAACGTCCGCGAGGGCGTGCGCGAGTGCCTCGCGAAATCCGGCGTCAACCCCGCGGATATTCGCGGGATTTCAGCAAGCGGCATCATCTGCGGCATCGTAGGCATCGACGAAAACTGGCAGCCCGTGACGCCGTTCGTGCCGTACCTCGACAACCGCGCCGCGGGCGAAGCTAAATGGGTGCGCGAACACGTCGAGCCTATATGGGTGGAGGAGAGCGCCAACTCCATCGTAGACGAGTTCATGCCGCCTATGATACTTCGCTGGTTCCTCAAAGAATACAGCGGCTTCCGAAACAAAGCGGCAAAGGTCGTAAACAACGGGCCGTTCGTGCTTGGCACGCTGGCCGGGCTTAAGGCGGACGAAGCCTTCCTTGATTGGGCTACGATGTCCGGCTGGCTCATCGGCTTTGACGCGATGAAGCGCAAATGGTCGCAGCGCCAGATGCAGGCGCTCGGCATCCCCTTTGAGCTGCTGCCGCGCATCGTAAAGCCGTGGGACATAATCGGCTACCTCTGCCCCGAAGAGGCGGAAAAGATGGGCCTGCGTCCCGGCATCCCGATAGCGGCGGGCGCCGGCGACACGATGCAGTCCGCGCTCGCCTCGGGGCTGCTTGAACCGGGCCTCGCAACAGACGTCGCCGGTACCGCTTCGATATTCGCAGTCGCGGTGGACGGCCCCAACAGACGCATCACAGAAGCCCCCGGCATGATGTTCGCAAACGGCACGCTGGAAGATTCATATTTTTACTGGAGCATGATACGCGCTGGCGGACTATCGCTGCGCTGGTTCCGCGACAGCGTCGCAAACCGCGCGGGAGATCCCATGTTTTACGCGGAGATGGACACGCTTGCGGCCGATGTGCCCGCAGGTTCTCGCGGCCTTCTCTTTTATCCGTACCTTCAAGGTGCGGGGCCGGACCTTCCCGGCGCCTGCGGCGCTTTCATGGGACTGTTCGGCGCAAGCGACAGAGCCGCTATGTGGCGTTCGATACTTGAAGCCATCGCCTTTGAGTACGCGCAGATGATAAAAATTTACCGCGAATGCGGGATGCCGCTTGACGAAATAATCGGCACAGAGGGCGGCAGCAAAAGCCCACTCTGGACGCAGATCAAGGCGGACATCTTAGGCGGAGCCTACAACATCCCGACAAGAAGCGAGGGCGGCCTCATGGCCGACGTTGCCGTCGCGGCCTACGGCGTAGGCGACATCGAAGATATAAAAGAGACGATGCAGCAGTGGATAAAATTCCGCGGCCGATATGCGCCCGACCCGCACAACGCGGCCATCTACAAAAAAGTTTTTGAAGAGCGCCAAAAACTGCTTGACGGCCCCATGAAAGAAATATTCAAAGGGCTCGCCCGTCTGAGGCCCTGA